The Phaseolus vulgaris cultivar G19833 chromosome 5, P. vulgaris v2.0, whole genome shotgun sequence genomic interval ATCTAGTATATGGAGGGGGCAGCATTGGTTTGATGGGGTTGATTTCTCAGGCTGTTTACGAGGGTGGTCGCCATGTAATTGGGTGAGCATCTTCTTGGTCTGGTCTGGTCTGATgatgttatatatatttaatttgttgaagtCAACTAATTTTTGTCTTGCTTTTGCGTGCAGAGTTATTCCCAAGACACTTATGCCAAGAGAGGTAATGTTAAGGTGTTTTGGAAGCATTTCCttggaaataaaaaagtaaatgacCCAACACATATATGCAGGGGGGGACACACAGAATTATCTACATCTTTTCCCTATCTTACCACAATATAAATGCTCTTGTTCCAATTCCTTGGCACACACCCTATTTCAAGTGATTTTCCATCATGCTTTTGTTATCCCAATATCTGAGCTTCACACTTGTCCTTTTTTGTGATTCATGTGCGGTTCTCAGTGAGAGGAACTAGAACTAGTATATTATTTGAGTTCACTCACAACTCATGACTCacatttacttatttatttattattataacacATGAATATTGAATACAGAATACACCTGGCAATCTGGGGTCTTTCCCCCTCTGAACCATTTTGTCCTTCTCTCCTATTCCCATATACCACTTTAGATTCTCATGGCATTTCTGGTTTTCTTAGCACCCCATTTTAATTGGCATCATGGAGAAAGTAAGTGACTTTGTTGGTTGATCTCTTTCTCTATTCTGACTTGTTGCTTCCCCCGAGGATCAAAAGGGTCGTCATATGATTTCCATTTGAGCCCACTTCTCTGCCAACACTGCAACTCTCATCATTGCACTGCTCCCTCTCCCTAGCTTCCTCATATTCCGTGGCATGCATTGTTGTAGTATTGAATTGTATTGTTGTGGCATAGCAaccctttctctctctctctctcacgcGCAAAAGCTGTTTCCACTTTACATTTCTATGAACCTGTTTCAGTGATAATTTGGATTCATTCATTTGGTTGCAGCTGACTGGAGAAACAGTGGGGGAAGTGAAGGCAGTAGCAGACATGCATCAAAGAAAAGCAGAGATGGCCAAACGTTCTGATGCCTTTATTGCCTTACCCGGTTGGTACAACATTCATTTACTATGTCATGCCATTATCTCTTCTTAATTACACTAACATTTAATTAACATCACCTGTGATGTCACCGTGATTCAATATTATTAAGATACTTGCTTCAAAAATTTCACTCGTTTTGACTAAAACCAAACAACACATTAAATGTGTAAACCTAATAGCATTGCCACTCACAAGACCTAAGTCACACACGTGAATAGCAAGAGCCAATATCTCCAAtcacaaatattaaaatatcatactttaaatattttttttatttcaattttttaaaccTCAATTCccgtaataataattaataaaaccaTTATGCTCAGCTTAAACATTATTCAATTCTGATGTTCGGAGTACCGTACGATTATTTGTTCTGAACGGTGTTACACGCTACAAAATCTGTACATGTGACTAGTCAATTCCAAATCATAGTGTATGGGAAAACCAAAACGTTTTCATTGGCCTAAaaacaaactttttttatttatttcattggGACGATTCTGCAAGATCGCgaatcatttaatttattttaagaaaacaattgtttcttaattaaaaaaataaattaaaaatgatcactttttgaaaaataaatgttaGCAAACATGcattaaactaaaaaaagttatttcagGTTTTTGGGTGTCATTTTAAAGAACATGAATGCACTCACATCTTTCTTTAACAAAATTTCgttttttagaaattatttggaccaaaaaagaaaaagcaGTCCATGATGATAATGTATATCCTTTTATGTGCATAAAGGTGGCTATGGGACACTTGAGGAACTCCTTGAGGTGATAACATGGGCTCAACTTGGCATCCATGACAAACCGGTAAAAACTCCTTTTATATATGCTCCAAATTTGTTGTATTTGTTTACCCTTCAGAAAAAGGTAAATTAAATTTCTATTGCATTGCATCCTAGAAGAATTACAATAGTAATTATGAAAACTGTGCCTATAAAACAGTGTTGCAAGTgtacatataaaattaacaGTGTTTTGATTTTGGAAGGTGGGATTGCTGAATGTTGATGGATACTACAACACCTTTTTGTCTTTCATTGACAAAGCAGTGGAGGAAGGGTTCATCAGCCCCACTGCTCGCCATATAATTGTATCAGCACCAACACCAAAAGAACTTGTCAAAGAAATGGAGGTAATTGTTACATCTTTCTTCCAATAACTTACACttcaaaaacataaattttttacAGTTTCTGCATAACATAAAAAGAAATTTTTCCACTCACATTGCAGGAATACTTCCCACAACATGAAAGAGTTGTGTCCAAGGTGAGCTGGGAAAGTGAAAAGCTACATTAGTCCTCACATGGTGAATTCCAGTGGTGGTGATGGAAGTTTGTGTAGATGATAGTTGTTAGCTAGAATTTGAAAGTGGTAGAGACTATTATCGTAGATGATGACCACAATTTCCAAGAGCCGAATTCTTTCTGCTCTTCTACATTTCCTTGCTAGTGTAAACATTTCACTGCAATCTAGTTATGATTTCAATCCtatgtttttttctttacttaaacatattcaattattattttttttttaaaaataatttttaatttaattattataaaaattaattatttttttaaaaattaatttatattttataatttttttagtaaatatttaaattctcaACCTAACTACATAAatctattttgaaaaataatgttGCCACAAGTTCAATTTGTGAAAACTTTTTTAAGAATGGGTATATTGGGAAAAAAAATATCACGGACAACGTTTACCAGCCGTGAGTTTATTGTCTTGTTCCTTTGTCCCTGGTTATTCAATAttcttaacatttttttttttaattgcaacTATCAACTtcagaagtaaaaaaaaatgctttAACAACAAGCCAACAAAATTTGTGAGTGTGCCACTGCACTGCTCTTAATTACTAAGTAAGAATGCATTTTGTTTCGCATTATTCTTTTATTCTATAGAAACAtgagaacaaaaataaatattctcatattttaataaaataaattgaaaatattttttaatatgctctattttgaaaaaaataaaaaactaaacagTTTTATTCTTCTTAGAGtatctcatattttataaaatgaaagcaacttttagaataaCTCCCtattattacttttactttttcaattaaataaattaaattttatttatacaattaCTAAATgtctgtaaaaaaatatttatgagaaTAATATTCTTAAACATaacaatttttgaaattttgatcatgaaaatataaaattatacagTAAAATGGCAATTTAGATAAAATTTGTTTCGATTAATTAGTTAATGGTCCTTGTCCTTCACAGTTTTACGTACTCATTTTCTTTAATCTTGAATTAAACGAAAATTAGGTCACTAACGATGACTCATtcatatttgttatattttataattaaagtaATTTCAAGAAtcgatttttttaatatcactTTGGATGGTGATAACTTATATAATAATGTTAAGATCAGCCAAAGAAAAATATGGCAACTGGGTccaccatttatttatttatttattttgttgtgAAAGGACTTGCACTCGAGACGGAATACATATAATCTTTTTATTCATTATCATTTTTGAATTGTcaatattttttagataaatGGGCAAAGCCCAAGTTCAGAAAACAAATGAAGTGggctttataaaaaaaaaactataaaataaaataatttttctcatgaattaaagttaacttatatataaatttaaatcatttttttacaatttaaatgATAGAGTATCTTTAAATTAGTTATAAggaagttaattttaatttttttcttcttattttattttccaataaatattttttgagaaGTTTGTTTAAATATGGCCAAAAACTCTTTGATTCTCTTGCGAGAGTAAATAATGATAGAAAAAAAACGCATGCGAAAACAATACACAATCACAAATCAAGTgcaaaaataaacaatacaaAATTTAACGTGTTTCGGACAACTATTAGATTTTCATTTTATCTTGTtacacaccaattacaagtacaataatctctttaaatagagattataaaagggacaTAATGACtaagctcactcactaaacaGGGTGTTTAGTTAGTCCAACCCAAATGATCATGACTTCATACCAACAAATAacaatggatttttttttaaagttgggTTAGAAGTAGAAACATAGAAGAAGAAATTTATGTAGTGGAGGATCATAGCTTAACATAAGTTTATATTAATATCTGAACTTGAGCTGGTTTCCACTGCAAGCTTGTTCGAAATTCGAAGTGGTAAAATATTGTGTATTTGGAATGTTTATTTTGCATTAAAGACTAAGATAAGAAAATGAcagaatttattattatataaggGATGTATTATATCCAAACTACAAATACTAAGCTACAAATACAATGcttttttgttctttgtttctgaAAGACAAGCTTGATTTGGAGTATAACTGGTGTCACCTTTCTGCTTGAAACTCAGTCTAAAATGGTGATAGGTTGGTGATGCTTAACAATGAATCACTCAtttgttgagaaaaaaaaagacagGTTAACAGACCAAGCAATCAACTTCTTgagtaaaaaaaacttttatgttatgtttgatTGGTAAGAGTTAGAATtggagagagaatttgtgaagATTTATGAGGAAATAACTTTTTGGACATAATAATTTCTTATtatgtatattatttaaaatataattaatgcaaGGAAGAATAAGACGTGACACTATGAATAATTAGATTGAAAAGGAAAACTAAATAAACTTCGATCAAttattgaaatataattaatttaaggaATAATAAGATGttacacaattaaaaaatataacagcgagaaattaataattttaatgaatGTGATTACAAAGAGAAGAGGTGCTGTtgatcaattaaaaaaaaaataaagaaaagaagaagtgACCCTACAGACGCTTCTGAACCGTCGATGGCATGGCTTGAATCCAATCCAACGGAGCGAGTTGACCAGTCAAAATCAAACTCATTAGCTCACCCACACGTGTTCACCAAGTGGCACGCTCTCATAGGCCGTTAAGAAAAAATACACACAAGGGAAATAGAAAAACTGAGGCGGGGGTAGTTTCGTCAGAGGAAGTTAGTAGAGCGGAAAGGAAATTTCAGTTTAGGCTACAGAACACAACCTCAACATCATTGACATTGAAAATGGCAGTGCCTCTATTTGCTTCTGTATGATTATTCGCAGCAAATAATCGATCGCGTTTTGTTCGTTCGATCAGTATCGAATAAGAAGGCGAGCTTCAACCCTAGCGTTTCTACAATCGATTCTGTAAGCTCTTTTTTTTCCCTATTAGTGAAGGACTAGTTGTGAAATCTGTATTCCGCGCTAGTGTTTGTGGAAGCTCTTGAATTCAGTTTTCGCTGTCGTTTTACGAACACAGTAGTCCACGGTGtgaataaatatttgtttgtgGCTTTTGTTTCGGGAGATTCAGTGGCGTAGATCAATGAAGCGATTTTGATATTGCGCATTTATAATATTCGGTGGTTGTTTGACTCCACGTTAGTTTCGCTTTGTTCGTTTTTAATGGATTTTGCTTCTGTTTTGGGGGAAACTTGCGCTGTGGTAGGTTGTGGCGTATGCTATTGAGTTTGAAAGTTTGATAGAGAACGAGAATTTTGGAAAATAGAAATTATCACTATTCGGTAACGTGTACAGTGAAGTATTGACGCTAAAGCCGCATCAGGTTTCTCTTTGTTCTTGAAAATACTTGATCTATTTTTATTTGTCTTTTTGAATGATAGTGTTAGTAATAACGAGGTTTAAACTTGTGGCATCATGCAAAGTTCCTAACCACTGGCACTATCTTCGTGGCTCTAAATGCTTGATGCTGTCCGTTGGTCTCAATGTCTTCAACATGTTGCTGAAAATCTATTATTATTTTGCATATTTATCGTCTATATCTCTCTCAGACACTAACGCACTCACTCACTCATTTTGAGTATGTAATTTGGGTTTACGCGTGTGCCTTCACTTGGATGGAAAGACAGACAGATAAATACATGTATAGAAAATGCACACTCAACCTGGCTACTACTCTACTTGTGTCTTATACTTGGTCTCATTTTTGGTTGTTGAAGGATGTTATATTTGTGTTGGTGTTTGCTTGAGGATTTGGGGCTTTTCCGGGTGATACATACT includes:
- the LOC137835718 gene encoding cytokinin riboside 5'-monophosphate phosphoribohydrolase LOG1-like translates to MEKETEMKQSKFKRICVFCGSSPGNKTTYKDAAIELGRELVSRNIDLVYGGGSIGLMGLISQAVYEGGRHVIGVIPKTLMPRELTGETVGEVKAVADMHQRKAEMAKRSDAFIALPGGYGTLEELLEVITWAQLGIHDKPVGLLNVDGYYNTFLSFIDKAVEEGFISPTARHIIVSAPTPKELVKEMEEYFPQHERVVSKVSWESEKLH